A window of Streptomyces sp. NBC_01241 genomic DNA:
CGCGGCTGGACCATGCCGGACGGCACGTCGACCCGGATCTATCTCGTCCGGTTCAACTCGACGGCCTTCGCCCAGGGCTTCATGGACTCGATTGTCGGAAGAAGCGGATCCGGGGTGCCGCTCGTCGGTGCGCCCGAGACGGTTCTCGACGAAGGCTGGAGCGGCTACGGCAAGGTGAACGGCACCACGTCGTACGTGTACGACGAGGCGAAACCGTACGGCGAGGCGCAGGTCCGTCACGGGTACCTGGTCGCCGGTGACACGCTCGCCCTCGTCGTCCAGGCCCGCAGGGGCAGGGAGGGGACGGAGAGCGTTCCGTTCCACCAGACACTGATCCTGCAGAATCAGCTGCTGGGCTGACCCGTTCCCCGGCGGCCTCCACACAAGCCCCGAACCGACGGGCGGGGCCCCAACCCATTAGGCTGGGGCCCGGCCCGGTACTGCTGGCCTACCGCTCGTTCCAAGGAGTTCCCGTGCTTGAGGCATTCTTCTCCGCCCTGCTGGTGCTGGTCTGCGTCGGCGTTCTCGCCTTCGCCGGCCTGACCGTGAAAAAGCTCTACCAGGGTCAGCGCTGACCTTCCCCGTTCCCACCCCTCCCTCACAGATCGTCTGAGCCGCTCATGATCGAGATCCCGTCCGACCTCCACCCGGACCTCGTCCCGCTGGCCTTCCTCCTCGGCAACTGGGCGGGCGCGGGTGTCTCCGACTTCCCGGGTGCTGAGCAGTGCAACTTCGGCCAGGAGGTCTCCTTCAGCCACGACGGCCGGGACTTCCTGGAGTACACCTCGCACACCTGGGTGCTCGACTCCGAGGGCAAGAAGGTCCAGCCGCTGGAGTCCGAGTCGGGCTACTGGCGCATCGACAAGGACCGCAAGGTCGAGGTCGTCATGGTCCGCGACCAGGGCGTCATCGAGATCTGGTACGGGGAGCTGGCCGACCGGA
This region includes:
- a CDS encoding FABP family protein, producing the protein MIEIPSDLHPDLVPLAFLLGNWAGAGVSDFPGAEQCNFGQEVSFSHDGRDFLEYTSHTWVLDSEGKKVQPLESESGYWRIDKDRKVEVVMVRDQGVIEIWYGELADRKPQIDLVTDAVARTAASGPYSGGKRLYGYVKSDLMWVGEKATPEVELRPYMSAHLKKVVTPEEVEAMAKSLGDLPDDGIAFFK